Proteins from one Verrucomicrobiota bacterium genomic window:
- a CDS encoding sulfatase-like hydrolase/transferase — translation MLRNTFILFLALTLHAYASAQPNILFILADDLGYGDVSCYNADSKVTTPNLDRLAQEGMKFTDAHSPSTVCTPTRYSIMTGRMAFRLNYPGVFTGVGGPCLITEDRLTLPGMLQEQGYETALFGKWHIGMSFLDKDGQVIDDKESPKDNDRTIKVNLGVEAVKRIDYSRAIPDGPINRGFDHFFGTVCCPTTDWLYAYIDGDRIPVPPTQLIDKSKLPSHEWSFDCREGLVAPDFNLEEVDLVFLEKSLNFLDQHAKEKSGKPFFLFHSLQAVHLPSFPAQQFQGKTGAGPHGDFIFEFDYVVGQLLEKLQELGYAEDTLVIVSSDNGPEVGTVINMREKYEHDGARPWRGVKRDNWEGGHRVPMVARWPGKVKAGSVSDQTVCLTDIMATCAAIADAKLPNNAAEDSFNLLPILLGETKDDIRDYTLHQTISLALAIRKGDWKYLDHQGSGGNRYGQGRLENYTLPDTAPDAPGQLYNLVTDPGETTNLYFKHPEVVKELKGKLEEFKSSGRSAPERI, via the coding sequence ATGCTCCGAAACACTTTCATCCTCTTCCTTGCTCTCACTCTTCACGCCTACGCCAGCGCCCAACCAAACATACTATTCATCTTGGCGGACGATCTCGGGTATGGGGATGTGAGTTGTTATAATGCTGATTCGAAGGTGACCACACCGAATCTCGACCGTCTGGCGCAGGAAGGAATGAAATTTACCGATGCGCATAGCCCATCGACGGTTTGCACACCGACACGCTATAGCATTATGACTGGGCGAATGGCTTTTCGTTTAAATTACCCCGGTGTATTTACAGGCGTGGGAGGTCCCTGCCTCATCACGGAAGACCGGTTGACCTTACCCGGCATGCTACAAGAGCAGGGGTACGAAACCGCACTGTTTGGGAAATGGCATATCGGAATGTCCTTTCTGGATAAAGATGGTCAAGTGATCGACGACAAGGAGTCGCCTAAAGATAACGACCGTACCATAAAAGTAAATCTGGGAGTCGAAGCGGTCAAACGAATCGATTACTCGAGGGCCATTCCTGACGGACCGATCAATCGAGGTTTCGATCATTTTTTTGGAACCGTGTGCTGCCCAACAACCGATTGGCTTTACGCATACATCGATGGAGACCGTATTCCGGTGCCGCCGACCCAGTTGATTGATAAGTCCAAGCTTCCCTCGCACGAATGGTCATTCGATTGTCGCGAGGGTCTGGTAGCTCCAGACTTCAATCTCGAGGAAGTCGACTTGGTCTTCCTGGAAAAGAGTCTCAATTTTCTCGACCAACACGCGAAAGAGAAATCCGGCAAACCTTTCTTTCTCTTCCACTCGTTGCAGGCGGTTCACCTTCCCTCTTTCCCGGCACAACAGTTTCAAGGAAAGACTGGTGCAGGACCACACGGAGATTTCATTTTTGAATTCGATTATGTCGTGGGTCAACTGCTCGAAAAACTCCAGGAGCTTGGATATGCCGAGGACACGCTTGTAATTGTCTCCAGCGATAACGGCCCTGAAGTCGGAACCGTCATCAACATGCGCGAGAAATATGAGCACGACGGCGCACGGCCCTGGCGAGGAGTGAAACGAGACAACTGGGAAGGAGGACACCGTGTCCCCATGGTGGCCCGCTGGCCTGGCAAAGTGAAAGCTGGATCCGTTAGCGATCAGACTGTTTGCTTGACCGATATCATGGCAACCTGTGCCGCAATTGCAGATGCAAAACTTCCGAACAATGCTGCAGAGGATAGTTTCAACCTACTGCCGATTCTTCTGGGAGAAACAAAAGATGACATTCGTGACTACACCTTGCATCAAACCATCAGCCTGGCGCTAGCCATTCGAAAGGGAGATTGGAAGTACCTCGATCATCAAGGTTCGGGAGGAAATCGCTACGGCCAAGGAAGGCTGGAAAATTACACCTTGCCAGATACTGCTCCTGACGCACCAGGGCAGCTCTACAACCTCGTAACCGATCCAGGCGAAACCACCAATCTGTATTTCAAACATCCGGAAGTGGTAAAGGAACTGAAAGGCAAGTTGGAGGAATTTAAATCAAGTGGTCGAAGCGCGCCGGAACGAATTTAA
- a CDS encoding four helix bundle protein, with amino-acid sequence MSKKTFLDVEELIVYQKLCDLHIDVCKLTHAWPKEERFELGSQVRRSSNSSPAQLAEKNDDRHVRNKIEGIHISRGEASESIHHL; translated from the coding sequence ATGAGCAAAAAAACCTTTTTGGACGTTGAGGAGTTAATAGTGTATCAGAAGTTATGTGATTTGCATATTGATGTTTGCAAATTGACTCACGCGTGGCCGAAAGAGGAGCGATTCGAACTGGGCAGTCAAGTAAGGCGTTCCTCGAATAGTTCTCCGGCTCAATTGGCGGAGAAAAATGATGACCGTCATGTGCGCAACAAAATTGAGGGCATCCACATAAGCCGTGGAGAAGCAAGCGAATCGATCCACCATCTCTAA